The following are encoded together in the Streptomyces sp. NBC_00358 genome:
- a CDS encoding cupin-like domain-containing protein produces the protein MDIRPVVRVPSAEFSPHAFIGDRPAVVTDCTADWPAVRHWDSRYLRRVAGPREIAVRETDGPPRNIFQRLGPGGRIRFEQYLDWVLEAAEDLKPVLRPGIDSGAVTEAVCDHRFEQSYYLDAKLAALSPELLRDAPVPDWFRSPLVDTNFWCGILGTSSGLHCDVTPNCNVQVIGQKSFLLFPPSQARLLYKLPKATHCRFDPNLPDYDTFPRARRAVGFRCTLRPGECLYIPVGWYHQVTVMSPWAVNVNFFWRRLLSQSVAHTELWPLLLRRSRAGRRQRTRARREAAR, from the coding sequence CGGGGACCGCCCGGCGGTCGTAACGGACTGCACGGCCGACTGGCCGGCCGTACGGCACTGGGATTCGCGATACCTTCGGCGGGTCGCCGGTCCGCGGGAGATCGCGGTGAGGGAAACGGACGGGCCGCCCCGCAACATATTCCAGCGCCTCGGCCCGGGCGGGCGCATCCGGTTCGAGCAGTACCTCGACTGGGTCCTGGAGGCGGCGGAGGACCTGAAGCCGGTCCTTCGGCCGGGAATCGACTCCGGGGCCGTCACAGAAGCCGTCTGTGACCATCGATTCGAGCAGTCCTACTACCTTGATGCGAAGCTGGCCGCGCTTTCGCCCGAATTGTTGCGGGACGCTCCCGTTCCGGACTGGTTCCGTTCGCCTTTGGTGGACACGAACTTCTGGTGCGGGATACTCGGAACATCCTCGGGATTGCACTGCGACGTGACTCCGAATTGCAACGTGCAGGTCATCGGCCAGAAGAGTTTCCTGCTCTTTCCCCCGTCGCAGGCCCGCCTGCTGTACAAGCTGCCGAAAGCGACGCACTGCCGGTTCGACCCGAACCTGCCGGATTACGACACGTTTCCCCGCGCGCGGCGTGCAGTGGGATTCCGTTGCACCCTGCGACCCGGGGAATGCCTGTACATCCCTGTCGGCTGGTACCACCAGGTGACCGTGATGTCTCCCTGGGCCGTCAACGTGAACTTCTTCTGGCGGAGGCTGTTGTCACAATCGGTCGCGCACACCGAGTTGTGGCCGCTCCTGCTTCGACGCTCCCGCGCGGGACGGCGGCAGCGTACCCGCGCACGAAGGGAAGCGGCCAGGTGA
- a CDS encoding lantibiotic dehydratase codes for MSADPGPTSLPRADRWTASGFFVLRTPMLPLDTLSALGEDLRASDADGRSTVTERALSDDRRTVRGRLAKVCARAEVREALFLASPSLAESVDVWHRDPESRRGRKTERALYRYVSRMAARPTPFGLLAGWTTGRVGASPGSVTSLSLGPRSSYQRQTRISYEYVTSLSDALGDHPSVRDSVRFHPNTTLYEAAGRLRYICERVKDGHRTHHLVAVAPSAELSAVLKRAASGARRCELVAALGSEDADSADEDATDFVNQLIHHRILVPELGPSVCGPDPAAQLIGQLRSLTDSGPTADVVDGLTRVRDALAVLDAQPLGSEPAVYRRISSALPSPPANTRGHRVAPFHTDLVKPARSAVLGQDVTEEILRGARFLHRMDRGGHDREIHCFADAFRQRYGGRDVALCEALDEETGIGFPVSEAQRPAAESLLSGLTFPDATAHHAAPSADHDLPPLLLAKFGDALRSDAGELNVDETDLHAFGLSEDRQAKPLPDSFSVVATLLAKDERSVAAGTYRVFVSAVVGPSAVTPLGRLCRHDRELTELLRTHVKAEEALQPDAVFAEIVHVPDARVGDVLTRPSLRDAEIALLGHPGGDLTRRIPLTDLYVRVSGDQVVLMSRELGRRVLPRLTSAHNFGGPTNLGLYRFLGALQGQGVTRPAFSFGALRAAPYLPRVTSGRLVLSPARWNIASEELPPLAGLEDRERFEAVRQLRTRVRMPRWVALTEDDRLLPVDLDNVISVDGLVHHLLRRPRDATFTELFHGPDDVWVRGDEGRYTHELVVPFLRVPHTRPAPSPASRRSALQVPSVARAHPPGSDWLYAKLYTGPAAADDILREVVRPVVRHAQQAARCDKWFFIRYGDPAWHVRLRIHGDRSRLLREVLPCLVDTVAPFLSDETLQGMQLDTYEPEIERYGGPEGMLLAERLFCVDSEAVLTALEALALATHRTETEAGPENALAADPDGRWRLCLVNMDRILRGLGMSLTARRAATTAARDTLAEELSADRALRRGIGERYRSERGVLEHLMGPDSPGEGRRRTTAPPSGVRALDGLSVPLPAVQQVAEDLRRAIEAGQVTASLPELASTYLHMHANRLLRSAARPQELVLYDFLHRLYASRAARRGGAGRP; via the coding sequence GTGAGTGCCGACCCGGGGCCCACATCCCTTCCCCGGGCCGACCGGTGGACCGCCTCAGGGTTCTTCGTCCTGCGGACGCCCATGCTGCCGCTGGACACCCTGTCGGCCCTTGGCGAAGACCTCCGCGCGTCGGACGCCGACGGCCGGTCCACCGTGACGGAGCGGGCCCTGTCCGACGACCGCCGCACGGTTCGCGGCCGGCTTGCGAAGGTGTGCGCCCGTGCTGAAGTGCGAGAAGCCCTCTTCCTGGCATCCCCTTCCCTCGCGGAGAGCGTGGATGTCTGGCACCGCGACCCCGAAAGCCGACGCGGACGCAAGACCGAGCGGGCCTTGTACCGATACGTCTCCCGCATGGCTGCCCGCCCGACACCGTTCGGGCTCCTCGCCGGGTGGACGACGGGACGCGTCGGTGCCTCGCCCGGCAGCGTGACGAGCCTGTCGCTGGGGCCGCGCTCCTCCTACCAGCGGCAGACCCGCATCAGCTACGAATACGTGACGTCTTTGTCCGATGCGCTGGGAGACCACCCGTCCGTCCGTGACAGCGTGCGCTTCCATCCGAACACGACGCTCTACGAGGCGGCCGGACGTCTCCGGTACATCTGCGAGCGCGTGAAGGACGGACACCGGACCCATCACCTCGTCGCCGTCGCCCCTTCCGCGGAGTTGTCCGCTGTCCTGAAGCGCGCCGCCTCGGGAGCGCGACGGTGCGAACTGGTGGCGGCCCTCGGTAGCGAGGACGCCGACAGCGCTGACGAAGACGCCACCGATTTCGTGAACCAACTCATCCACCACCGGATCCTGGTCCCCGAGCTCGGCCCGAGCGTCTGCGGACCCGACCCCGCGGCCCAGCTCATCGGGCAACTGCGGAGCCTGACGGACTCAGGCCCGACCGCCGACGTCGTCGACGGGCTGACCCGGGTGCGTGACGCCCTGGCCGTCCTCGACGCGCAACCCCTCGGATCGGAACCCGCCGTCTACCGGAGGATCTCCTCGGCCCTGCCGAGCCCGCCGGCGAACACGAGGGGACACCGCGTCGCGCCCTTCCATACCGACCTCGTGAAGCCGGCGCGGTCCGCCGTACTCGGCCAGGACGTGACGGAGGAGATCCTCCGCGGCGCCCGCTTCCTCCACCGGATGGACCGCGGCGGCCACGACCGTGAGATCCACTGTTTCGCCGACGCTTTCAGGCAGCGGTACGGCGGCCGGGACGTGGCGCTGTGCGAGGCGCTCGACGAGGAGACCGGGATCGGCTTTCCGGTGTCGGAGGCGCAACGACCGGCCGCCGAGTCACTTCTGTCGGGACTCACGTTCCCCGACGCCACAGCGCACCACGCCGCACCGTCCGCCGACCACGACCTCCCTCCCCTGCTCCTGGCGAAATTCGGCGATGCCCTGCGCTCGGACGCCGGCGAACTCAACGTGGACGAGACCGACCTGCATGCCTTCGGCCTGAGCGAGGACAGGCAGGCCAAGCCTCTGCCGGACTCCTTCAGCGTGGTGGCGACCCTGCTGGCCAAGGACGAGCGGAGTGTCGCCGCGGGCACCTACCGGGTCTTCGTCTCCGCCGTTGTGGGCCCCTCGGCCGTCACGCCCCTCGGGCGACTGTGCCGTCATGACCGTGAGCTGACGGAGCTGCTGCGCACTCACGTCAAGGCCGAGGAGGCCCTACAGCCCGACGCGGTGTTCGCGGAGATCGTGCATGTGCCCGACGCGCGCGTCGGAGACGTACTGACGCGGCCCTCTCTGCGCGATGCCGAGATCGCCCTGCTGGGACATCCTGGAGGCGACCTCACCCGCCGTATCCCCTTGACCGACCTGTACGTCCGCGTCTCCGGTGACCAGGTGGTGCTCATGTCGCGTGAACTGGGTCGCAGAGTGCTGCCCCGGCTGACATCTGCACACAACTTCGGCGGACCCACCAATCTCGGCCTCTACCGCTTCCTTGGCGCGCTGCAGGGGCAAGGGGTGACGCGCCCGGCGTTCTCGTTCGGCGCGCTGCGGGCGGCACCGTATCTTCCGCGGGTGACGTCCGGCCGTCTCGTGTTGTCGCCGGCCCGGTGGAACATCGCGAGCGAGGAACTCCCGCCGCTCGCAGGGCTGGAGGACCGGGAGCGGTTCGAGGCGGTACGGCAGTTGCGCACACGCGTCCGCATGCCGCGCTGGGTGGCGCTGACGGAAGACGATCGCCTTCTGCCGGTCGATCTCGACAATGTGATCAGCGTCGACGGCCTGGTCCACCACCTTCTCCGCCGGCCCCGCGATGCGACGTTCACCGAGTTGTTCCATGGACCGGACGACGTATGGGTGCGAGGCGATGAGGGGCGGTACACCCATGAACTGGTGGTGCCGTTCCTTCGGGTTCCGCACACGCGGCCTGCACCGAGCCCGGCTTCCAGGCGTTCTGCCCTCCAGGTGCCTTCCGTGGCCAGGGCTCACCCGCCGGGATCCGACTGGCTCTACGCCAAGCTCTACACGGGGCCTGCGGCGGCGGACGACATCCTGCGAGAAGTCGTGCGGCCGGTGGTGAGACATGCGCAGCAGGCGGCTCGCTGCGACAAGTGGTTCTTCATCCGCTACGGCGACCCCGCGTGGCACGTGCGCCTCAGAATCCACGGCGACCGCAGTCGGCTCCTGCGCGAAGTCCTGCCCTGTCTCGTCGACACCGTCGCACCCTTCCTCTCCGACGAAACGCTCCAGGGTATGCAACTGGACACCTACGAGCCGGAGATCGAGCGGTACGGCGGCCCGGAAGGCATGCTCCTCGCCGAACGCCTCTTCTGCGTTGACAGTGAGGCGGTCCTCACCGCCTTGGAAGCACTGGCACTGGCCACGCACCGGACGGAAACAGAAGCCGGTCCGGAGAACGCCCTGGCAGCAGACCCCGACGGTCGCTGGCGGCTCTGCCTGGTGAACATGGACCGGATTCTGCGCGGACTGGGCATGTCCTTGACGGCCCGACGCGCGGCGACGACCGCCGCGCGCGACACTCTGGCCGAGGAACTCTCGGCCGACCGGGCTCTGCGCCGCGGGATCGGTGAGCGATACCGCTCGGAGCGCGGGGTTCTGGAGCACTTGATGGGCCCTGACTCCCCCGGCGAAGGACGCCGAAGGACCACTGCACCCCCGAGCGGGGTCCGGGCGCTGGACGGACTCAGTGTTCCCTTGCCGGCGGTGCAGCAGGTGGCCGAGGACCTGCGCCGCGCGATCGAGGCGGGGCAGGTCACCGCCTCGCTCCCGGAGCTGGCGAGCACCTATCTGCATATGCACGCGAACCGTCTCCTGCGCTCGGCCGCCCGACCTCAGGAGCTGGTGCTCTACGACTTCCTGCACCGGCTGTACGCGTCACGAGCCGCACGGCGCGGCGGCGCCGGGCGACCGTGA
- a CDS encoding class I SAM-dependent methyltransferase, which yields MRAFPSVRRRHGTPRGLRLALHEILFDVVHGTDTSIELPDPTTPLGSASRSGHEASNPLVFMELIRRVPVVPQESVFLDLGAGKGRALLLAGRHGFRRAIGVEISPALCRIAGRNVHRALRRHPGTAIEVHCADAGGFDIPDAVEVVYLYNPFPPPTLSRVIERITASQRRAPRRLFVVYAHSRHHDLLLEAGFVVLHRQDGAGMVLIRYPPV from the coding sequence ATGCGCGCGTTTCCCTCCGTGCGCAGGAGGCACGGAACCCCACGCGGGCTCCGTCTCGCGCTGCACGAGATCCTCTTCGACGTCGTTCACGGAACCGACACGTCCATCGAGTTGCCTGACCCGACCACGCCGCTTGGCAGCGCCTCCCGCTCCGGTCACGAGGCCTCCAATCCCTTGGTGTTCATGGAATTGATCCGCCGGGTCCCGGTGGTTCCGCAGGAGAGCGTGTTCCTCGACCTGGGAGCGGGGAAGGGCAGGGCGTTACTGCTCGCCGGACGGCACGGCTTCCGCAGAGCCATCGGCGTGGAGATCTCGCCGGCGCTGTGCCGCATCGCCGGGCGCAACGTGCACCGTGCTCTGCGCCGCCACCCCGGGACCGCGATCGAAGTGCACTGCGCCGACGCCGGCGGCTTCGACATCCCGGACGCGGTGGAGGTCGTATACCTGTACAACCCCTTCCCGCCCCCCACGCTCAGCCGCGTGATCGAGCGGATCACCGCGTCCCAGCGGAGGGCTCCCCGTCGGCTCTTCGTCGTCTACGCGCACTCCCGGCACCACGACCTCCTTCTTGAGGCGGGGTTCGTCGTGCTGCACCGGCAGGACGGCGCGGGCATGGTCCTCATCCGGTATCCACCGGTGTGA
- a CDS encoding lanthionine synthetase LanC family protein, which yields MTGAPEPTWTSVVGGVRQSAALEVALDVAERAVGCRDIADRPAATRDPAPSPQTWRPYSVAAGDAGLAVLCSYLDRCFPRAGWDATGDKFLRAALRAADRSAHLSAGLFAGISGLNLTATLLHRHDTHDQHPTAALDAELASRISLMTSRLHSGQGLAPMEGHDVVSGVSGVATGLLAHDPYNRLPEVLGALVWLAARVPGPPRWATPPERLVSEPARRFYPYGKLDCGLAHGLPGPLSALALALLEGHEVPGQSAAVRHMADWLVEHRSDVSCARRARSAATSGSRCSHTEITDPPGIPGDGLNADHAMRDEGAQVVAGKIG from the coding sequence GTGACAGGTGCACCTGAACCGACGTGGACCAGCGTGGTCGGCGGGGTACGCCAAAGCGCCGCGCTGGAAGTGGCCCTCGATGTCGCAGAACGTGCCGTCGGCTGCCGGGACATCGCCGACAGGCCTGCGGCGACCCGCGATCCGGCCCCCTCCCCGCAGACCTGGCGGCCGTACTCCGTGGCAGCAGGCGACGCAGGGCTCGCCGTGCTCTGCTCGTACCTGGACCGATGCTTCCCCCGAGCCGGGTGGGACGCGACAGGCGACAAGTTTCTCCGTGCGGCGCTGCGCGCAGCCGACCGCTCAGCGCACCTGTCCGCCGGTCTCTTCGCCGGGATCAGCGGACTGAACTTGACCGCAACACTGCTGCACCGGCACGACACACATGACCAGCACCCCACGGCAGCCCTGGACGCGGAACTGGCCTCGCGCATCTCGCTCATGACATCCCGCCTGCACTCCGGTCAAGGGCTTGCCCCAATGGAAGGCCACGACGTCGTCTCCGGGGTGAGCGGTGTGGCCACCGGCCTGCTGGCCCATGACCCGTACAACAGGCTGCCGGAGGTACTGGGTGCCCTGGTGTGGCTGGCCGCCCGCGTACCCGGCCCACCGCGCTGGGCGACCCCGCCCGAACGGCTGGTGAGCGAGCCGGCGCGCCGGTTCTACCCCTACGGCAAGCTTGACTGCGGGCTGGCGCACGGCCTCCCAGGCCCATTGAGCGCACTGGCCCTGGCACTGCTGGAAGGCCATGAGGTACCGGGCCAGTCAGCAGCCGTACGGCACATGGCCGACTGGTTGGTGGAACATCGCAGCGACGTGTCCTGCGCACGCCGGGCACGCTCCGCCGCCACCAGTGGTTCCAGGTGCTCCCACACAGAGATCACCGATCCGCCCGGGATACCCGGAGACGGGCTCAATGCCGACCACGCCATGCGTGACGAGGGCGCCCAGGTTGTCGCGGGCAAGATCGGATGA
- a CDS encoding class I SAM-dependent methyltransferase: MTNDPKARLNAHDLGRVFNEVPELYDRVRPGYPDELFADLVAVTGTDDRSSVLEVGCGTGQATRSLAALGCSVTAIEPGPDMAALARRRIASFRNVQVETSTFEQWDDRGRRFDVLVAASSWHWVDPSIGWRRAHDVLHSGGWMALLGHVVVRQPGEPEVYAETADLHERFCPGNPDWGHPPLEEDVRSTDEGWGLVDDPGGLFGPTTVRWYPTVQWFTGDGFADHLRSLSLYRRLDRDVREPLLDAIAERIRTRMGDRASRRYLSVLRVGQRAE; encoded by the coding sequence GTGACCAATGACCCGAAGGCGCGCCTGAATGCACACGACCTCGGCCGGGTGTTCAACGAGGTCCCGGAGCTCTACGACCGGGTCCGGCCGGGATACCCCGACGAACTGTTCGCGGACCTTGTCGCCGTCACCGGTACGGACGACAGGTCGTCGGTGCTGGAGGTGGGCTGCGGTACCGGTCAGGCGACGCGCTCGCTGGCAGCACTCGGATGCTCAGTGACCGCCATCGAGCCGGGCCCCGACATGGCCGCACTCGCTCGCCGGCGGATCGCCTCCTTCCGCAACGTCCAAGTCGAGACGTCAACGTTCGAGCAGTGGGACGACCGCGGTCGACGCTTCGATGTCCTCGTGGCTGCGTCGTCGTGGCACTGGGTCGATCCGTCGATCGGCTGGCGGCGAGCGCACGACGTGCTCCATTCCGGAGGCTGGATGGCGCTGCTCGGCCACGTCGTCGTCCGCCAGCCGGGAGAGCCGGAGGTGTATGCCGAGACCGCCGATCTCCACGAGCGGTTCTGCCCCGGGAACCCCGATTGGGGTCATCCGCCACTCGAAGAAGACGTGCGTTCCACCGACGAGGGCTGGGGCCTGGTCGACGATCCCGGCGGTTTGTTCGGCCCAACTACCGTCCGCTGGTATCCAACCGTTCAATGGTTCACCGGGGACGGCTTTGCCGATCACCTTCGCTCGTTGTCGCTGTACCGGAGGCTTGACCGCGATGTTCGCGAGCCCCTGCTCGACGCCATCGCCGAGCGCATCCGTACCCGGATGGGCGACCGAGCATCACGTCGCTATTTGAGCGTCCTACGTGTCGGACAGCGCGCTGAGTGA
- a CDS encoding aminoglycoside phosphotransferase family protein, translating to MTDTGIEITADLVRDLLLEQHPDLAGLAIREVAGGWGNQMWRLGDELAVRMQRMDPTPELQLKERRWLPVLAPRLPLPVPTPVRFGEPSERFPKHWTVMTWVPGEPLDHGSISRGDHAADTLAGFLRALHVEAPAEAPIATDRGGHPKNCTEGFENFFRAVVPDDIAADVRAVWDDAVAAQAWEGPRVWVHGDLHPANVVVSDGTLSGIVDFGDMFAGDPAWDLAAAWVLLPAATASRFFDVYAHADDAAIRRARGLAAMKSLFLMLMGQNGDRGLPGGKPNWGPAGRAALERVLKGV from the coding sequence ATGACCGACACCGGGATCGAGATCACCGCAGACCTGGTCCGCGACCTGCTGCTGGAACAACATCCAGATCTTGCAGGGCTGGCCATCCGCGAGGTGGCGGGCGGCTGGGGCAACCAAATGTGGCGCCTCGGGGACGAGTTGGCCGTACGCATGCAGCGCATGGACCCCACCCCGGAGCTCCAGCTCAAGGAGCGGCGGTGGCTCCCCGTGCTGGCCCCGCGCCTGCCGCTCCCGGTGCCGACCCCGGTGCGGTTCGGCGAACCGTCCGAACGCTTCCCCAAGCACTGGACCGTGATGACGTGGGTTCCCGGCGAGCCACTGGACCACGGCTCGATCAGCCGCGGCGACCACGCGGCCGACACGCTGGCGGGCTTCCTCCGGGCGCTCCATGTGGAGGCGCCCGCCGAGGCGCCGATCGCTACGGACCGCGGCGGCCATCCCAAGAACTGTACGGAGGGCTTCGAGAACTTCTTCCGGGCCGTTGTCCCCGACGACATCGCTGCGGATGTCCGGGCCGTCTGGGACGACGCCGTTGCGGCCCAGGCGTGGGAGGGACCGCGGGTGTGGGTGCATGGCGACCTCCATCCCGCAAACGTCGTCGTCTCGGACGGAACGCTCTCCGGCATCGTCGACTTCGGCGACATGTTCGCCGGCGACCCAGCGTGGGACCTCGCCGCCGCATGGGTGCTACTACCCGCGGCCACTGCCTCACGGTTCTTCGACGTGTACGCCCATGCAGACGACGCGGCGATCCGGCGCGCCCGCGGGCTGGCCGCCATGAAGAGCCTCTTCCTGATGCTCATGGGGCAGAACGGAGACCGGGGCCTCCCCGGCGGCAAGCCGAACTGGGGACCCGCAGGCCGGGCGGCACTTGAGCGTGTTCTGAAGGGCGTTTGA